In Anthonomus grandis grandis chromosome 5, icAntGran1.3, whole genome shotgun sequence, the following are encoded in one genomic region:
- the LOC126736192 gene encoding uncharacterized protein LOC126736192 isoform X6: protein MPKMSKKSAKTTRLQNKEKYMSSKMVKKDSGDKKENLEIPGKPINLQQKLPKDMVPEDSTSKVKFNEIVTQFNKRKSLTVIDDNDALSSKIVTQKKQKVNDSFKKISPIDKIEKKPEPTRTNHPTKFELALREGPTIVCSCCLRLWFPTSCKKIDLQVLKNKFGNQFTTQICNDGVFFCKSCSLNIYKGQLPKFWSGNHNIVHPIPVELKDLTILEERMVSARLPFMQIRQVGYARQCYITGQIVNVPINIDTSTKLLPRNVEETQTIQVKLKRKMNYKNDYLLETIRPAVVLKAAKFLCQQPLYIQEGIKQSDDWEKNINGYLRSQVESSAQILNEGSKVVELDSKTVCSENFEELFDNAFFETMEVPLESKNDDKNIQKESSIEKNNLYNLEEFLDEEEEPLNPGGQETLLDKCNLENICFAPGEGKTPIHLMLDQFSDELSFPTLFCGHAKQFLTKFSYSDQTKIQLQHKDRRFARTDYLLYTFKKRQLIQLSSAIATCLRKKRNEDGKYTAGQVRQANFLDQLIRSDMGFHFLSRIAGSPAYWKHEKTKLLCMIRQFGIPTLFFTVSAAETAWPELIKVLAQVVDQKDVTLEEAASMPYLEKTRLIRTDPITCARYFDYRFKLLFKHMKSQNGPFKQNPIEHHYYRIEFQHRGSPHVHGLLWLSNAPKFQETPESFKECAEFANRYITCNSDLESVRDIIQFNTHHHSKSCQKEVRGHKVCRYGIPFLPMDKSVILTPIKIDKTKEADLRKAMSEKFLMIMRRLKDKPDLSFENFLADLGMSKDEYLNVIQHNIFKTTLFLERQPKDGFINNFNAEMFSMMKSNMDIQLVFEPYGCCTYIVNYINKSQRGVSDILMKTMEEIKKGNLDVKGKLKSLAAAFLNASEVSAQEAAYSVLQLPMHDTCTSYVYIHTNPIKERTKMLKPLTELKAMDNDDPNIYCDGLIEHYEQRPNEMENICLAEFAAYYDFFKKQAETKANGLPLKDGSGVLVKRGHAKILAYRSYGLQQDPLNYYREQIMLYIPWRNEVDEVENENIDQQTIYKDRYQEIVTNRQKFNVLDEQVIDEALKLAEDRSNQLDDGGFGGEIDDEFMPYGLDNPIYDPFNHIIDKKDDEAPVKHIAFPTPHQISDSEYEALISKLNHKQYQFLNVVQDSLIEGEAFYCTLSGPAGTGKSHLITAITQSLLRHFNSIPGNNPESLKVLLCAPTGKAAFNIGGITLHAALSLPVSQYGEQLIPLHHDTLNTIYCNLCDLKLIIIDEYSMVGARLFDHINSRLQQIFKSDAIFGNIPIILCGDNRQLPPVRDMYIFCPVKTNPYKELCGTYLWDHFRYFELTEIMRQKEDKSFAVALNNMAFGKMTDEDVQLIKSREVDNIDLIPEDTMHLFATNREVDAFNEMKLSTFQTERAVSQARDVIKGSCSERLKHLFLEHAKSLKKSESFGLMLNLILQVDAKYMISMNIDTSDGIVNGATGILRQIDYDQNKVPYRVWMEFFDSKSGKECRKRNESLRKSMYLSPTWTPIERAARAVKIQKGSNVHVERLQFPLLISEGITIHKSQGATYEQVAVHIGNGMTRTSTYVACSRATKLSGLYIIDSILIVINQQPLI, encoded by the coding sequence ATGCCAAAAATGAGTAAGAAGTCTGCTAAGACAACAAGActccagaataaagaaaaatatatgtccAGCAAGATGGTAAAGAAAGACAGTGGTgacaaaaaggaaaatttagaaattcCTGGTAAGCCTATAAATTTGCAACAAAAGTTGCCCAAAGATATGGTTCCAGAGGATAGTACCAGCAaggtaaaatttaatgaaattgtaACACAGTTTAATAAGCGAAAATCATTGACGGTTATTGATGACAATGATGCATTGTCATCAAAAATTGTCactcaaaagaaacaaaaagttaatgattcctttaaaaaaatatcacctatagataaaattgaaaagaagccAGAACCTACTAGAACCAATCACCCAACCAAGTTTGAACTAGCATTAAGAGAAGGCCCCACCATTGTATGCAGTTGTTGTTTGCGATTATGGTTTCCCActtcatgtaaaaaaatagatctacaagtactaaaaaacaaatttggaaACCAATTCACTACACAAATTTGCAATGATGGGGTTTTCTTCTGCAAGTCTTgctcattaaatatttataaaggacAATTGCCAAAGTTCTGGTCCGGCAATCATAATATTGTTCACCCTATACCAGTTGAGCTAAAAGATCTGACTATCCTTGAAGAAAGGATGGTGTCGGCCAGGTTACCTTTCATGCAAATCCGACAGGTAGGATATGCACGACAGTGTTACATAACTGGCCAAATAGTCAATGTCCCTATAAATATAGATACTTCGACCAAATTATTGCCTAGAAATGTAGAGGAGACACAAACTATTCAGGTTAAGCTCAAgagaaaaatgaattataaaaatgattatctCCTGGAAACCATACGGCCCGCAGTTGTTCTAAAAGCGGCAAAATTTTTGTGTCAACAACCTCTTTACATACAAGAAGGCATAAAGCAATCAGAtgattgggaaaaaaatattaatggctACTTAAGATCTCAAGTAGAATCCTCTGCACAGATCTTAAATGAAGGCTCAAAAGTGGTGGAACTGGATTCTAAAACAGTGTGtagtgaaaattttgaagaattgttCGATAATGCGTTTTTCGAAACAATGGAAGTGCCCCTAGAATCTAAGAATGacgataaaaatattcaaaaagaatcttcaattgaaaaaaacaatttatacaaTTTAGAGGAATTCttagatgaagaagaagagccTTTAAATCCTGGGGGCCAAGAAACTTTGCTTGACAAATGTAACCTAGAAAATATCTGTTTTGCCCCAGGAGAAGGTAAAACGCCAATACATTTGATGCTTGACCAGTTTAGCGATGAACTCTCATTTCCTACACTTTTCTGTGGACATGCTAagcaatttcttacaaaattctccTATTCTGACCAGACGAAAATACAACTCCAGCACAAAGACAGGCGATTTGCAAGGACAGACTATCTgttgtatacatttaaaaaacgtcAACTAATCCAATTATCCAGTGCAATTGCAACATGTCTCAGAAAAAAGAGGAATGAGGATGGAAAATATACAGCTGGACAAGTAAGACAAGCAAATTTTCTAGACCAGCTGATTCGAAGTGACATGGGATTCCATTTTCTTAGTAGAATTGCAGGTTCACCTGCTTATTGGAAGCACGAAAAGACAAAATTACTGTGTATGATTCGCCAATTTGGAATCCCCACACTGTTTTTTACCGTGTCAGCAGCCGAAACAGCATGGCCCGAATTAATCAAGGTATTAGCACAAGTTGTTGATCAAAAAGATGTTACTTTAGAAGAGGccgcgagtatgccctacttaGAAAAAACTCGCTTAATTAGAACAGATCCGATAACTTGTGCCAGATACTTTGATTATCGGTTCAAACTGCTATTTAAACATATGAAGAGTCAAAATGGACCCTTTAAACAAAATCCCATAGAGCATCATTATTACCGCATAGAATTTCAACATCGTGGGTCTCCTCATGTTCACGGGTTATTGTGGTTATCCAATGCTCCAAAATTCCAAGAAACACCAGAAAGTTTCAAAGAGTGTGCCGAATTCGCGAACCGGTATATTACTTGTAATAGTGATTTAGAAAGTGTCCGTGATATAATTCAGTTTAATACGCATCATCATTCTAAATCGTGTCAAAAAGAAGTGCGGGGACACAAAGTTTGCAGGTATGGTATCCCATTCCTGCCAATGGATAAATCGGTAATTCTAACgccaataaaaattgacaaaaccaaGGAAGCGGATTTACGTAAGGCCATGTctgaaaagtttttaatgataatGCGTAGGCTTAAGGATAAACCAGATTtatcatttgaaaactttttggCTGACCTTGGTATGTCTAAGGATGAGTATCTTAATGTTATACAgcacaacatatttaaaaccactttatttttagaaaggcAGCCAAAAGATGgattcattaataatttcaatgcTGAGATGTTCTCCATGATGAAGAGTAATATGGACattcaattagtttttgagcCATATGGTTGTTGCACCTACATAGTCAACTATATCAATAAGTCTCAAAGAGGTGTatctgatattttaatgaagactatggaagaaattaaaaaaggtaatttagatGTTAAGGGCAAACTTAAATCTCTTGCAGCAGCTTTCTTAAATGCGAGCGAAGTTAGTGCCCAAGAAGCCGCCTACAGCGTGTTACAACTACCGATGCATGATACCTGTACCTCCTATGTATACATCCATACAAATCCAATCAAGGAAAGGACAAAAATGTTGAAACCATTAACAGAACTTAAAGCCATGGACAATGATGATCCCAATATTTATTGTGATGGGCTTATAGAACATTATGAGCAAAGACCCAATGAGATGGAAAACATATGTTTGGCAGAGTTTGCGGCCTACTAtgatttctttaagaaacaaGCAGAAACAAAAGCTAATGGTTTACCCTTAAAAGATGGAAGTGGCGTTTTAGTTAAAAGGGGTCATGCTAAAATTTTAGCCTACCGTAGTTATGGACTTCAGCAAGACCCTCTCAACTATTATAGGGAACAAATAATGTTATACATCCCATGGAGAAATGAAGTGGATGAAGTTGAAAATGAGAACATTGATCAACAGACCATATACAAAGATCGATaccaagaaattgttacaaatcGACAAAAGTTCAATGTCTTAGATGAACAGGTAATCGATGAAGCACTGAAACTTGCCGAAGACCGATCAAATCAATTAGACGATGGTGGATTCGGTGGAGAAATCGATGATGAGTTTATGCCTTATGGACTAGACAACCCCATTTATGATCCATTCAATCATATCATCGATAAGAAAGACGACGAAGCGCCAGTAAAACATATCGCTTTCCCAACGCCTCATCAGATAAGCGATTCAGAGTATGAAGCCCTCATAAGCAAACTGAATCACAAGCAGTATCAGTTCCTTAATGTCGTGCAAGACAGTCTAATTGAAGGGGAAGCTTTCTACTGCACACTTAGTGGTCCAGCAGGTACAGGCAAAAGTCACCTGATTACAGCAATAACTCAGTCGTTATTACGCCATTTCAATTCAATACCAGGTAATAATCCCgaaagtttaaaagttttactttgTGCGCCTACAGGTAAAGCGGCATTTAATATCGGAGGTATAACCTTACATGCGGCATTATCGTTACCCGTCAGTCAGTATGGTGAACAACTAATTCCGTTACACCATGACActttaaatactatttattgtaatttatgtgacttaaaactaattattataGATGAATATTCCATGGTTGGTGCCAGATTGTTTGACCATATTAATAGTAGATTGCAGCAAATCTTTAAGTCTGACGCCATCTTTggaaatattccaataattttatgcGGCGATAATCGTCAATTGCCCCCAGTAAgggatatgtatattttttgcccAGTAAAAACAAATCCGTATAAAGAATTATGTGGAACTTATTTGTGGGATCATTTTAGGTATTTTGAGCTTACAGAAATAATGAGGCAAAAAGAAGACAAGTCTTTTGCAGTTGCCCTAAACAATATGGCGTTTGGTAAAATGACCGATGAAGATGTGCAATTGATCAAGTCCAGGGAAGTTGACAATATTGATCTAATTCCTGAAGACACTATGCATTTATTTGCCACCAATAGAGAAGTAGATGCATTCAATGAAATGAAACTTTCTACATTTCAGACCGAGCGAGCCGTAAGTCAAGCCAGAGATGTAATCAAAGGAAGTTGCTCAGAAcgattaaaacatttatttttagaacatgctaaaagtttaaaaaaatcagagagttttggcctaatgttaaatttaatattgcaggTAGATGCTAAATACATGATTTCAATGAATATAGATACCAGTGATGGGATAGTCAATGGTGCTACAGGTATCCTGCGTCAAATAGACTATGACCAAAATAAAGTTCCATACAGAGTGTGGATGGAGTTCTTTGATTCCAAGTCAGGCAAGGAATGCCGAAAGAGAAACGAGTCCCTTAGGAAGTCTATGTATTTATCACCCACTTGGACACCCATAGAAAGAGCTGCAAGAGctgttaaaattcaaaaaggcAGCAATGTTCACGTTGAGCGTCTTCAGTTTCCTCTTTTAATCAGTGAAGGAATTACAATCCACAAAAGTCAAGGTGCCACCTATGAACAAGTAGCTGTTCACATTGGTAATGGAATGACGAGAACCAGTACCTATGTGGCATGCAGTCGGGCTACAAAGCTAAGTGGCCTCTACATAATTG